Within Tistrella mobilis, the genomic segment GGCGCGGATCCGCGCCGGCTGATCGGCAACCCCCGGCAGATCGTTCTTGACGGGAAGGTGCGCCATCGCGCAGGCTTCCCCGCATCGGTTCATCACGCGCAGGAGAGGAGGGCAGTCATGATCGTCGGCATCTGCACGCATGCCCGCCGCTCCCCGGCCGCCCGTGGCCGCTGCCTGGTATCGGTATCGATTGCGCGAATTTCCCGCCCGGTCTCTGCGGAGGCCGGGACCGGCGTCGTCATAGGGCGCCGGAGCGACGATACAGGCACCGCCTGACCGTTCGGAGACGAGGTCCCGGTTTCAAACCGGAGGGACCGCCCGGCGGGGCGGTACGACCGACGGGACCCGATCATGACCGAGCTGCTTCTTCAGGCCACCGCCGCGCCCTTCTCTGCCGACCTCACGGCCGGCGATCCGATTTTTTCTCCCGAAGCTGATCCCGCACGCGAAGCCCGGCTCGTCGATGCCTGGGCGGAGATGCGTCTGGACCGCCGGGCCCGCAGCGCCTGCGCCGGGCGCCCGCGTGCGGCCCTTCCCGAGATGTCCGAGCTTCTGCCGGCGGGGGCTGGCGTGGTCGAGGCGGCGCTCTGCCGGGACATGCTGGCGCGGGCCCGGCGCATGGCCGGCTTCGACACCCCGCCGCCGGCCGGGGCGGCGCATGCGGCCGGACGGCGCCTTGGCCTGCTGGCGGATGCCGATGCCGCGGCGGGTGATGCCGGTGCCGACTGGCGGCGCTGGGCCGCGCGTGCGGACCAGGACGGCGCGGATCTGCTCCGTGCACGATTTGCAGCCGGTGACACTGTCGATGCGTCCGGGGCGGTCTGCGGCATCCGCGCGGCCCTGGGGCGCTTGCTCGATCATCTGGCGGTGGCACCGGCCGGGCTGCTGCCGCCGGCCGACCGGCTCGACATGCCCGAGATCCTGCTGCTCGCCCGGCTGGTCGAAATCGATGCCGAGTTGCGCGACGATCTGGAGGCGGCCGATCTGCCGGCGATGCTGGCCCGGCTGGCCCGATTCTGCGCCGACGAGCTGACCGCCGGCTGGGCCGGTCTGCGGGCCGGTCTGCTGGCGGGGGATGCAGATGCCCCCGGGCGGCGGGCGGTTGCGGCGGTCGCGGCGCGCAGCTTCAACCATCTGGTCGCCTGGATCGCGCCGCTTCTGCCCTTCATGGCCGAAGAGGCCTGGCTGGCGCGCTGGGGTGCCGGTGCCGGCAGTGTTCATGAACGTCTGTGGCCGTCGGTGGATCCGCTCTGGGCGACGCCGGGAACCATCCTCGCCAACCGGCGCCTGGACCGGCTGCGGGCCCTGGTGCGCGATGTGGCGGGCGGGCGCGAGATCACGGCGGATGCCACCGTCGAGCTGGATCTGCCCGCCGACCGGCGGCCGCCATTCCGTGAGGCCGAGCTTGGCCCCCTGCTGGGGGTTGGCCGGTTGCGTCTGCGCAGCCTGCCCGCCGGTGCAGCACCCGCAGCCCGGTTCGCCGCTGCTGGACCGGTGCTTGCCGCCACGGCATGATCGGGGCATGGCTGATGCTCCGCTCCGCGATCCCAATCCCGAACCGGGGGGCGCCCATGCCGATCCGGCGCTTCGGCCCGAGATCGCGCGGGCGCGCACCATTGCGCGCCTGCCGCTGAACGCGATCCGGGCCTTTACCGCCGCGGCGCGGCTGGGTGGCATGGCGGCGGCGGCAGGAGAGCTTGGCCTCACCCCCGGGGCGGTCAGCCAGCAGGTGAAGACGCTGGAAGACCGGCTGGGGCTGAAGCTGTTCGAACGCGAAGCCCGCGGGGTCCGCCTGACCGCCGTCGGTGCCGACCTTGCCGATGCCGCCCATCAGGCGCTGGACGGGATGGCCCATGCCTATGAACGGGCGCTGGCCCGCACGGCGCCCGGCATCCTGACCGTCGGCGTGGCACCGAGTTTTGCAAGCCTCTGGCTGGCCCCCCGCATCGGCGGGTTCCTGAAGGCGCAGCCCGATCTGGCCGTGCGCCTCGACAGCCAGCGTCATCATGTCGACCTCGCCCGCGGCGAGGCCGATATCGCCCTGCGCTGGGGGCGTGGGGACTGGCGCGGTCTGGTGGTGCTGCCGCTCGGTCCCGAACCCCTCACCCCGGTGGCGGCGCCTGCTTTGGCCGCTGCGCTGCGCACCCGCACCGATTTTGCGCCCGCCTGCCTGCTGGATCAGGTGCGGCTGCACTTCGCCGAACTCGATGATTGGGGCTGCTGGTTCCGGGTGGCGGGGGTGGCGATGCCGGAGGTGATCGCCGCCGGGCCGGGTGGACCGGTCTTCAGCGAATCGACCGCGGTGATCGAGGCGGCGGAGGCCGGCCAGGGCATCGCCATCGGCCGGCCGTCGCTGACCGCCGATGCGATCGCAGCCGGCAGGCTGGTGCAGCTTTTCCCCGACATCCGTGCCGATGACGGCTGGGGCTATTACCTGGTTGCGACCGAGGTGGGGCTGCGCCGGCCGGCGGTGGCGGCTTTTCGCGACTGGCTGATGGCGGAAATTGCGAAGATGCCGCGTTGAACCGGTCAACGCTCCATCAGGCGCTGCCGGTCCAGCCCTGCCAGGCCGGCCAGCCTTCGATCAGTGCGGCGAAGCGTTCATAGCCCGCAGCATCCGGATGGGCGCCATCCCCCGCCCGGACCTCTGCCATCCACACCGGATCTGCGGCCAGGGCATCGAAAACCGGCAGCCAGGGCACGCCCAGGCGCCGGCAGATCGGGCCGAGGGCGTCGCTCAATGCCTGAATGCGCAGATTGGCCTCGTCTTCCGCGATCGGCGGCGGGCCGATCATCAGCACCGGCCGACGGGCGCCGGCAACCCGCAGAATGCCCTCGGCATTGGCGAGGCTTTCGGCCATCGGCAGCCTGGTGCCGAAGGGTGTGGGCGCCTCCATGCGGTCATTGACCCCAAAGGCGAAGATCAGCCGGCCGTCGACGCCCTCCGGCAGCCGGGCGCGGCTTTCGCTCAGCCAGCGTTCGGCGATGTCGCGGCTGGTGTCGCGGCGGATGCCCAGATTGTAGAGGGTGAGATCGGCACCGCGGGCGATGGCCTTTGCCGCCACCCGGCCTGCCCAGCCCAGGCAGGTGCTGTCGCCCGCGCCCGCGACGAAGCTGTCGCCGATGACGCAGATCCGCAGGGGCAGACGCTCCTCGCCGCCCGCCGTCATCCGCGGGCGATCCGGTCGAGGGCGGCGCGGTCGGTGATCGTCACCCGGCCATAGGCGCGGGCGATCAGCCCGTCGCGGGCCCAGGCGCCGAGCAGGCGATTGACGGTCTGGCGCGACGTGCCGAGCATGTGACCCAGTTCCTCCTGCGGCAGATGCAGGGCGATCCGTGTGGCGGTGCCTTCGACCTCTCCATAGGCATCGGCCAGCGCCAGCAGGCGCTTGGCGAGCCGGCGATCGAGCGGCAGGAAGGCTTCGTCTTCAAGGGCCGAGAAGGTCATGCGCAGCCGGCGGCAGAGCAGGACCAGAAGATGAGCCGACAGCGGCGGATGCTCTGTCAGCAGGCGCACGAAGGCGGCCTTGGGCACCACGATCAGCTCGCTCTCGCCCAGCGCCACGGCGTCATGGGTGCGCCGGCCGCCGTCGATGAGGGCGATTTCGCCGAACCAGGCGCCGGGCTCCAGCACGGCCAGCACCAGTTCACGACCGTCATCGCCGGCCGAGGCGATACGGACCGCGCCCGAAATCACGCCGAACAGGGCATCGGCCTCGTCGCCCTTGGCATGGATCAGCCCGCCATCCGGCACCCGGCGCCGGCTGCCTGCCTCGGTCAGGCGCCGCACCGTGTCCTCGGGCAGGGACGAGGAAAGAAAGCCGCTCTGGTCGGCGAAGGGGATGGTCATCGGGCGGCGCGGGGTCTCGGGGATGAGGGGGCGCAAAGACGCGGCGGGATGGTTGCGTGGACTGTCGCAGGGCCGACAGACGACAGGCAATACATGATCCTAGCATGTTTGTCCCGGAACCACCGTCCGGGCAAGGGGCGACAACCGCTCCGTCGAAGGATCCAAGGGAGGACGAGCCGTCACATGAACGCCATCACGCCGCCCGATGCCGAAGCCCGCGCCGGCTTTCGCCGCATGCAGGAGGGCACCGCCGAGGATTGGGCGAAGATCGCCGGCAGTTTCCGCGGCTATGCCCGGGCGCTGCCCGACCGGATTCTGGATCACCTGAAACTGCTCGACGGTGATTTCGGCGGATTCCCGATCGACCGGCTGCATCATTCGCTGCTGACCGCGACGCTGGCCCACCAGGCCGGCGAGAGCGAGGAATACGTGGTCTGCGCCCTGCTCCACGACATCGGCGACACGCTCGGCAGCTATAATCATCCGGATATCGCGGCCGCGATCGTGAAGCCCTTCGTCGAGCCGGAGCATCACTGGATGGTGGAGAAGCACGGCCTGTTCCAGGGCTATTATTTCTTCCACCATATCGGGCTGGACCGCGACATCCGGGAACAGTTCCGGGGGCATCCGAATTTCGACCGCACGGCGGCCTTCTGCGAGAAATACGATGCGCCGGCCTTCGATGCCGATGCCGCATGCATGCCGCTCGAGGCCTTCGAGCCGATGCTGCGACGGGTGTTCGCCGCCCCGAAGCAGTCGGTCTACAAGAAGGCGATGGAGGACTGACGCCATGACCGCCCAGCATCCCACCCCGGCCGCCGATCCCGCCGCCAGGCGCCCCGCGACCGATCCGGGGCCGATGAGCGCCGCCGCGGCCCGCTACGGCAACCTGCCCCGCCCGCCCCGCTTCGAGCGGGTGGAAGAGGCCCGGCTCCACGCCAAGCAGCGCCTTGCCGCGGGTTTCCGCATCTTCTCGCGCTTCGGCCTGGATGAAGGCGTCGCCGGACATATCACCGTGCGCGATCCCGAACATCCGACCACTTTCTGGACCAACCCCTTCGGCGTGCATTTCAGCCAGATCAAGGTCTCCAACCTGATCCGGGTCGATGAAGAGGGGCAGGTGGTCGACGGCGATGCGATCTGCAATGCCGCCGCCTTCGCCATCCATTCCCGCATCCACAAGGCCCGCCCGGATGTGATGGCCGCGGCCCACAGCCACGGGGTCTATGGCCGCGCCTGGTCGACGCTGGGGCGGCCGCTTCAGCCGATCACCCAGGATTCCTGTGCCTTCTGGAACGACCATGCCGTCTATGACGATTTCGGCGGCGTGGTGGTCGAACTGGACGAGGGCGACCGGATCGCGCGGGCCTTGGGCAACAACAAGGCCGCGATCCTGCAGAACCACGGCCTGCTGACGGTCGGCGCCTCGGTGGACGAGGCGGTCTGGTGGTATGTGGCGATGGAGCGCTGCTGCCAGGTCCAGCTGATGGCAGAGGCGGCAGGCACGCCCAAGGTCATCTCCGATGCGTCGGCCGCCCAGGCCTATTCGGTCACCGGCACCGCCCAGGCCGGCTGGTTTCAGTTCCAGCCGCTCTATGCCCGGATCGTCAAGGAACAGCCGGACCTGCTCGACTAGGTCGTCAATGCGGATTGGTGCATTCCCGTGGATGCAGCGTTTCGCGTAAGACGCTGGTCGACGAGGGGATATCAGGCCATCTGGCAAAGGAAGCGGTGGTGACGTCCACCGCGCCCCTTGCCGGAGATCCAGAAAAATGACCAATCATTCATCTGACCTGGCGAGCCTCGTGCCGCCTGTGGACGTCACCCGCCGCGGCTTTACCCTCGGCTCGCTGGCGGTGGGTTTTGCGCTGGCCGCCAGGCCCGTGCGGGCGGAGACGCGGATCACGACCGATGCCGCGGGGCTGGAGGCGGGCGCCTTCACCCTGCCGGTCTCGGGCTTCGACGTGCCCTGCTATTTCGCCCGGCCGGCAGGGGGCGAAAGGCTCGCCACCATCCTGGTCGCGCCCGAAATCTTCGGCCTGCACGAGCACATCGCCGATGTCTGCCGGCGTTTCGCGCATGAGGGCTTTCTGGCAATCGCCTTCGATCCCTTCGCGCGTCAGGGAAACGTCACCACGCTGCCCGACGTGCAGACCATCATCTCGACCGTGGTCTCGAAAACGCCGGATGCCCAGGTGATGGCCGATCTGGATGCCATCGCCGCTCATGCCGCAGCCGAACGCGGCGGCGATCCGGAGCGGCTGGGCATCACCGGCTTCTGCTGGGGCGGGCGCACGACCTGGCTTTATACCGCCCATAATCCGAAGGTGAAGGCAGGCGTCGCCTGGTATGGGCGGCTGGTCGGGCCGTCGAACGAGATCACGCCGCGCCAGCCCATCGAAGTGGCCGCCGATCTGGCGGGGCCGGTGCTGGGCCTCTATGGCGGGGCCGACAGCGGCATTCCGGTTGCGACGGTGGAGCAGATGCGTGCTGCACTCGCCGCGGCCGGCACGCCGGCGGCGCAGGCGTCGGAGATCATCGTCTATCCCGACACGCCCCATGCCTTCCATGCCGATTATCGGCCGAGCTATCGGCCCGAAGCCGCCAGGGACGGCTGGGCGCGCTGCCTCGCCTGGTTCCGCGATCACGGCCTCGGCTGAGCCCCCCGGAGCCGCTCAGGCCGGCGGTGCCGCACAGGCTGTCGCCGGCCCCAGCTGCCCCACACGGCGGGTGATGACCCCCGCCCGGCGCTGGATGTAGCGCGTGGGCTCCGAGGCGCTCCAGCGGCGCGGATTGGGCAGAACCGCGGCGAGCAGTGCCGCTTCCCGTGCGGTCAGCGCCGCGGCGGGCTTGCCGAAATGGGCCCGGGCGGCGGCTTCGGCACCATAGATGCCCGGCCCCATTTCGGCGACGTTCACGTAAAGCTCGATGATCCGCCATTTCGGCCACAGGATCTCGATCGCGAAGGCGAGCGGCACCTCCAGCGCCTTGCGCAGGAAGCCGCCGCCCGGCCAGAGGAACAGGTTGCGGGCGGTCTGCATGGTGATGGTGCTGGCGCCGCGCAGCGGCCGGCCGTCGCGCCATTCCTCGATCGCCTCGCCGACCGCGTTCCAGTCGACGGCGAAATGGCTGCAGAAATTATTGTCTTCGGCGGCGATCGCCGAATTCGGCAGGGCGCGGGCGATCTGATCCAGGTCGCGCGGCCGATAATCCAGCCGCCCCTCTTCGACCAGGCGGATCAGCATCAGCGGCGTCGCCGGCGGATCGATCCAGCGATAGGCGACCAGCATGGCCGCCCAGACCGCCAGTATTGTCAGCACCACGGCCCGCACCGCCCGCAAAACCCGACGCAGCAGGCTGGGCGCTGGCCGGGCGGATCGGCCCGGGCGCGGCTTCGGGGGTTGGTCGGTGGTCATGCGCAGGCCAATCCTCGGTGCATGGCCGCCAGCATGCCTGAGCGGGGCTGATGTCGCCACGGGAAAACCTGTGTCAGCTTCGGGGCGCGGCTCAGGGTTAAGGCGATGTAAACCCGGGTTGACCTGTCGATCTGTGGACCTTCCGGCACCGGTGCGGCTCCGACATGTTGGAGGCTCGGTCGGAGCGCCCGGCTCCGGCATCGGATCGCTTTGCCCGAAGGATGCGCGCATCATGGCTGGCCACCCCCGCTCTCTCTGCCACGAGGTCGACCTGTCCCGCCGTCTCAGCCATCTGAGGCGGCGTCTGATGGCCGGTGCCGCCATGACCGTAATGGTCTGGGGGGCGGGCAGCCGCGACGAGGTTCTGGCCGAGACCATTCCGGTCGGCTCGGGTGATACCCCCCTCAGGCTTGAAGAGCTGTCGGATCTGCCGACGACGGTGGAGATCACCGCGGGGGCCAGCCGGACGGTGACCGGCGATGCACCGGCAGTCGCGTCCGAGACGGCGGGCTGGACGCTTGAGAATGGCGGCGAGATCACCGCGGAGGGGCTGGCCGTGGGGCTGGTCGGCAGCACCCTGGTCAACGGCAGCGATGGCCGGATCACCGGTGCTGCCGGCGTGCAGATGGCCGATCCGGACGGTACCGCGGGCCTTGGGGTCGAGAATGCCGGCGTGATTACCGGCCAGGCAGGTGCCGGCCTGGTGGCCGAGGGGAGCGGCCTCTTTGCCCTCGACAACCGGGCGTCGGGCGCGATCTTCGCGGCGGGGCCGGCGCTCGCCGTTCAGGCCGTGGGCGCGGTGATCGGCAATGACGGCACGATCCAGAGCAGCGGGACCGATGGTGCCCTGATCGGTGCCGGCAATGTGGTTCTCGCCAATGGCGCAAACGGGGTGATCATCGGCGACGCCATCGGCCTCGGCATCACCGGCGGGGCGGTCGAGGTGACGAATGCGGGCACGATTGCCGGCGGTGCCAACAGCGCGCAGCCCGTGGCGGGCGGCATTGCCATTCAGGCCGACACCGCAACCGTGCGGAACGAGGCCGGCGGCACGGTGCTGGGCCGCGAGGCAGGGGTGACGGTCGAGGCCGCCGACACGGCAGAGGTCGTCAATGGCGGGGTGCTGAACGGCGTGATGATCGATGGCGAGACGCAGGCCCTGCTGCGCAATCTCGCCGGCGGCTCGATCACGGCCGAAACCGACAATCTCGTCACCGGTCGCGGCATCGTGCGGGTCGAAAACGCCGGCACGATCGAGGCCAGCGCCCCCGGACGGGGCAGCGAGATCGGCCTGATCGCGGGGATGCGCGAGGGCGCGGAGCGGCCGGCGGAGACCACCCTGATCAATGAGGCAGGCGGCCGGATCACCGGCTTCAACGGCGCGGCCGTGCTTTCCGGTGACGTGATCCGCATTGAGAATCGGGGCACGATCGATGGCATTCTGGCCCCTGCCGTCAGCGCTACCGCCGATGTCACCCATGTCGTCAACGAGGGCCTGGTCGCCGGCGGGACCGGTTTCCTGATCGATGGCGATGCCACTCTGACCAACGCCGCCGCGGGCGAGATTCTGACCTGGGGGACGGCGGTTTTCGCCACCGGCGCCGCCGATGTGGTCAATGCCGGGCAGATCGTTACCGTCCACGGTGTCGTGCCCGCCGATGTCCCGGACGGTGCAGTGGCCGTGGGCAGTGGCAGCCATATCGACAATCTTGCGGGCGGCGTGATCCTGAACCGCCGGTGGTCCGGCATCGCCGTGTCGGATGGTCTGGGGGATGAGGATCCGGCCGACCGTGAAACAGTCATCGAGAATGCCGGCCTGATTCGCTCCGAAGGCCGCGGTCGAGGGGTGACTGTCGATGTGGCAGGGCGCGTGACGATCTCCAACCGTCAGGGCGGGACCATCCTCTCGGCTGGTGCCGAAGGTATTCTGCTTCAGGCCGGCACGATCGCCATCGATAATGCCGGGGCCATCATCGGCGGCAGTGCCGATGAGGATGTGGAGATGATCGCGGGCGTTGCCGCCCTCGGAGACAGGACCGTGGTGACCAACCGGGCGGGCGCCATCATCGCCGGCGACGGGATGGGAGTCTCCCTCACCGCCGCGGATGAAGCGGTGATCGAGAATGCCGGCTTCGTCAACGGCGTGGTCGTCGACGGTGGCATGTCCACCCGGCTGGATAACGCCGCGACAGGTGTTGTGGCTGCCTATGAACAGAACGGGCTGCTCGGCAAGGCGATCACGGTCGACAATGCCGGTGCCATTCAGGGTGGGGTCTCTGCCCTGGTTCTTGGGGGCGACACGGGGCGGGTCGTCAATACGGGAACCATCGAAGGGGGTAGCGGCGCCGGCATCGCGAGCGTCACGACGGCCGGCACCAGTGTCGCCAACAGCGGGGCGATCACCGGCGGCGTGGTCGGCATCGGCACCGAGGGTGGGCTCACGCTCGAAAATACCGGCCGGATTTCAGGCGGCTTCGTTGCCGTCAAGGCGGTGGGCAGCGCAACCGTCGACAACCGGGCCGGTGGCGAGATCGTCTCCGAAGGCTCTGCGATCGAGGTCGTGGGCGAAGCGCTGATCACCAATGCCGGCCTCATCCGGTCCGAGCAGGGCATTGCGATCGCGGTTGAAGGCGATGCGGTGGTCGGCAATGCTGCGGGCGGCGTCATCGAGGCGGCCGGACCGGCCCTTCTGCTGGCGGGCACGGCATCGCTCACCAATGCCGGGCGCATCTCGTCCACCGATCCGACCTTCGGCGGCGACGATGCGGAAGGCGTCGCCATCCTGGCCGGCAGCGGCGGGTTGATCGCCAATACCGGCGTGATCGAAAGCGGTGCCGGCGCGATTATGATCGGTGACGTCGCCGACGATGCCGGGGAACTGACGACCGCCATTGCCAATGACGGCCTGATCCAGGCGCGCGGGGACGGCGTGGCGCTGGCGGCCGATATCGTCGGCGGGCTGGAGATCGCCAATACCAACACCATCGTTGCGGCCGACGGACCCGCCATGCAGGTCACTGCCGGCGAGGTGCTGCTGGGCAATGGCGGGGTGATCGTCAGCGACGGCGGCACCGGGATCCGGCTGGAGGCGAATACGGTGTCGGTTTCCAACGGCGCCGGTGCGCTGATCCGCGGCGGCGGCGGTGGTGACGAGGACGGCGGCATGTCCGTCCTCGGCGGGACGATCGATATCGGCAATGCCGGTGTCATCACCGGCGTGTTGACCGGTCTCGGGGCCGCCGGCGAAGAGGTGACCGTCACCAACGACGTCGATGGGGTGATCGCCGGCAGCTTCCAGGGGATCGGCCTCGCCGCTGCACATAATGCGACGATCGACAATGCCGGCTATATCTCCGGCCTTATGGCGGCCGCCGACGACGGCGTGCTCAGCCTGCAGAACGGCGAAACCGGCGTCATCGCCGGCAACGCGCCGAACAGGCTCACCGGGGTGGAGGTCGTCGTCGACAATGCGGGGCTGATCAGCGGCAACACGGGGCTGTTGATCGAGGCCGGATCGGTCGTGATCTCCAATAGCGGCCGGATTACGGGTGTGGATGAGCCGACCGACGGTCTCGACGATATCGGCGATCTGGACAGCAGCATCGGCATCGTGGCTCTGGTCGATGGGACCGCCGAGATCGGGAACAGTGGCACGATCAGTGGCAGTGTCGTCGGTATCCTGGCCGAGGGAGATCTGCTTCTCGACAACACCGGCACGATTTCAGGTGGCGAAGCCGGTGTCTCGCTTCTCGGTGGTGTAATCCACAATGCCGAGGGTGGCGTCATCTCGGGTGGCGGCGGCATCGAGCTTCTTGATCCGGAAGCTTCGGCCCAACTGATCAATGACGGCGCGATTCGGGCGACGGAAGACGTGGCCGTCAACTTCGGCAGCGGAGCGATCTACAATGCGGGCAGCATCGTTTCGCTCGGCCGCTACGATGAGGATGACCCTCTGGCCGACCCGGACGAGATCTATGCCGCCGTTCTGCTGGAGGGCGGCAGTCTGGTGAACGCGGCCGGCGGCCTGGTTCTGGGCGCGGAAGCCGGGGTGGTGGATCAGGGCGATGCCGATGGTGATGGCGCCGCCGTCCGCAATGAGGGGCAGATTCTGGCCGGCGTGGCCGTGACCAGCATGGGCGACGACTTCGTCCTCGAGAATATCGGCGGCCGGATTGCCGGCGGCATCCGCGCCGTCGACCTCTCGGGCGAAGACGCCATGATCGTCAATCAGGCCGGGCTGATCGATGGCGGTCTCTGGCTCAACGGCAATGGTGCCGTGGTCGACAATCGTGCCGGCGGCGTGATGATCCGGACCGGTGCGCGCGGTGAAGACGGAAAGCCCGCCTCCGCCGTGATCGATCTGCTCGATGTCGATGGGGCGGTCGTGACCAATGCCGGATTGATCGCGGGCAATGATGCCGACGGCATTGATGCCGGCCTCTCGGACGAGTCCGCTTGGGCGTCGCTCGAGGTGGCCAACCTGTCGGGCGCGCGCATCGCCGGCGTCACGGCCATTGATGCCGAGGTCGATACGCTCGACATCGACAATGCCGGCTTCCTGACCGGCGAGGATTATGGCGTCTACGCCACGGCCGATGATGTGTCGATCGTCAACCGGGCGGGCGGCGAGATCACCGGTGGGATCAGTGCCATCGATGTCGAAGGCGGTTTCGACATCGAGAATGCGGGCGCCATCTCGGGCGGGGAT encodes:
- a CDS encoding autotransporter domain-containing protein encodes the protein MAGHPRSLCHEVDLSRRLSHLRRRLMAGAAMTVMVWGAGSRDEVLAETIPVGSGDTPLRLEELSDLPTTVEITAGASRTVTGDAPAVASETAGWTLENGGEITAEGLAVGLVGSTLVNGSDGRITGAAGVQMADPDGTAGLGVENAGVITGQAGAGLVAEGSGLFALDNRASGAIFAAGPALAVQAVGAVIGNDGTIQSSGTDGALIGAGNVVLANGANGVIIGDAIGLGITGGAVEVTNAGTIAGGANSAQPVAGGIAIQADTATVRNEAGGTVLGREAGVTVEAADTAEVVNGGVLNGVMIDGETQALLRNLAGGSITAETDNLVTGRGIVRVENAGTIEASAPGRGSEIGLIAGMREGAERPAETTLINEAGGRITGFNGAAVLSGDVIRIENRGTIDGILAPAVSATADVTHVVNEGLVAGGTGFLIDGDATLTNAAAGEILTWGTAVFATGAADVVNAGQIVTVHGVVPADVPDGAVAVGSGSHIDNLAGGVILNRRWSGIAVSDGLGDEDPADRETVIENAGLIRSEGRGRGVTVDVAGRVTISNRQGGTILSAGAEGILLQAGTIAIDNAGAIIGGSADEDVEMIAGVAALGDRTVVTNRAGAIIAGDGMGVSLTAADEAVIENAGFVNGVVVDGGMSTRLDNAATGVVAAYEQNGLLGKAITVDNAGAIQGGVSALVLGGDTGRVVNTGTIEGGSGAGIASVTTAGTSVANSGAITGGVVGIGTEGGLTLENTGRISGGFVAVKAVGSATVDNRAGGEIVSEGSAIEVVGEALITNAGLIRSEQGIAIAVEGDAVVGNAAGGVIEAAGPALLLAGTASLTNAGRISSTDPTFGGDDAEGVAILAGSGGLIANTGVIESGAGAIMIGDVADDAGELTTAIANDGLIQARGDGVALAADIVGGLEIANTNTIVAADGPAMQVTAGEVLLGNGGVIVSDGGTGIRLEANTVSVSNGAGALIRGGGGGDEDGGMSVLGGTIDIGNAGVITGVLTGLGAAGEEVTVTNDVDGVIAGSFQGIGLAAAHNATIDNAGYISGLMAAADDGVLSLQNGETGVIAGNAPNRLTGVEVVVDNAGLISGNTGLLIEAGSVVISNSGRITGVDEPTDGLDDIGDLDSSIGIVALVDGTAEIGNSGTISGSVVGILAEGDLLLDNTGTISGGEAGVSLLGGVIHNAEGGVISGGGGIELLDPEASAQLINDGAIRATEDVAVNFGSGAIYNAGSIVSLGRYDEDDPLADPDEIYAAVLLEGGSLVNAAGGLVLGAEAGVVDQGDADGDGAAVRNEGQILAGVAVTSMGDDFVLENIGGRIAGGIRAVDLSGEDAMIVNQAGLIDGGLWLNGNGAVVDNRAGGVMIRTGARGEDGKPASAVIDLLDVDGAVVTNAGLIAGNDADGIDAGLSDESAWASLEVANLSGARIAGVTAIDAEVDTLDIDNAGFLTGEDYGVYATADDVSIVNRAGGEITGGISAIDVEGGFDIENAGAISGGDDERHAPAMFLIGDGTLTNAAGGRITGGVAISSDADGLVDVVNAGVIEAERLAIQVGGEASVENQAGGLISAALGIVFTSSIDPDALPIDTPTLVNRGEIRGGVIYDAGMVNIADIGGRLGANEEGWALTFSEDADERWLTVRDGAVIDGDVLAGETNDLNAARDREDSVATFEGGGSFAHDLSGFGLIEKEGAGTWRFSGNLLAAAFDVNEGGVRLDGRFTGDEMTVGTGGTLSGNGTIEGDLVSEGRVAPGNSIGTITVTGDFTQTATGTLAMEYAADGAGGTVTDRLVVGGAATIEGGTLSLTSFDGSTPRYASAELITATDGITGTFDTVETDRAGLVGRLLADGDVISLRLVDTENGFRALATTRNARNVATVLETQGLTATGDRDQLLSELAALGDADAAAALGDLAGSEYAGHWRYLRGAGRAFVDGAANAGHAGHRGAWITGFGNTGRTSGEDDAGDLRWRSAGTAVGIDFAVGETARLGIAAGVTDGRTTARSRDAGIDTTGWHVGAYGAVPAGPVTLDAVVAYTRSSSDADRSITGTGRTARGSFDTDQVTAAIGVSTDLVVPGAKPGTPEAAAGAPSWTVTPMLRLIYDRQKSDDVTETGAGAAALVVQGGTVEGLEAFAGVRFSTAYGDAAKGETVIRPSFTLGIGQELLDRDQTLTAHFAGDPANPFQVAGVSQGRTTGRIGAAVEADVAPGVTLGVGYAGAIDETGGDHRLTAGLRFSW